One genomic region from Pararge aegeria chromosome 14, ilParAegt1.1, whole genome shotgun sequence encodes:
- the LOC120629649 gene encoding transcription factor Adf-1-like has product MNEIDLIREVERRPILYDKTVSGFNKTRLRDNAWKDVQETLNVSEAECKKRWRSLRDSFIKLQRTHGGRTRWPYLSAMRFLLPHIETTKTETPAREINIKREASDSEPEEAPKRPAPDFSLPDLSFPDFRSEEDEEDSQSSKKMRLDALEELDPCHCNRTDPDELFLLSCAPTLKRLNAKQHAVARLKIQQVLYEAEFGSQIEPLESPAPDSGYENMDGAVEIS; this is encoded by the exons ATGAACGAAATCGATTTGATAAGAGAGGTGGAGAGACGACCGATCCTGTACGACAAAACCGTCAGCGGATTCAATAAAACGAGACTGAGGGACAACGCGTGGAAAGATGTACAAGAAACGCTCAATGTATCTG AGGCGGAATGCAAGAAGCGTTGGCGATCCCTGCGCGATTCCTTCATTAAGCTACAAAGAACTCATGGCGGACGTACACGGTGGCCCTACCTCTCCGCCATGCGCTTCCTATTGCCTCACATTGAAACTACGAAGACTGAGACTCC TGCTAGAGAAATCAATATCAAACGGGAAGCGTCAGATTCAGAGCCCGAAGAGGCGCCGAAACGTCCCGCCCCCGACTTCTCCCTGCCGGACCTCTCTTTCCCAGACTTCCGCTCAGAAGAAGACGAAGAAGACTCCCAATCATCTAAAAAGATGCGCCTCGACGCCTTAGAAGAACTGGACCCTTGCCATTGCAACAGAACAGACCCGGATGAGTTATTCCTTCTAAGCTGTGCGCCTACCTTGAAACGGTTAAACGCAAAGCAACATGCTGTAGCAAGGTTAAAGATCCAGCAGGTTTTGTATGAAGCGGAGTTTGGGAGTCAGATCGAACCACTTGAAAGCCCAGCCCCGGATTCCGGTTATGAAAATATGGATGGCGCTGTGGAAATT